The DNA window TCCTAAAGGAAGTGGAGAGCCAAATAGAACAAAAGTGGCAAGAATTTCTTTAGAAAAAGTTAAAGAAATAGCTGAGATGAAGATGGAAGATTTAAATTCAAATGATATTGAATCTGCTATAAAAGTAATAAGTGGTACGGCTAGAAGTATGGGTATCGAAATTAAAGGAGTTTCAGATTCTGGTCAAGAAATAGTAGCGCCAGAGGAAGCAGCACCAGCAGACGCTACAGCAGAAGAAGAAGTGCCAGCAGAAGATGCAGCACCAGCAGAAGATGCTCCAGCTGATGTGAAAGAAGAAGAGTCAAAATAATTATGAAAGAAACAAAATACAAAAAAGCCTTAGGTGCTCTAGACGAAGATAAAAGTTATAGCACTGAAGAAGCGCTGGAATTAATTCTAAAACAGCCAAAAAGAAAATTTCAAGAAACTGTTGATATTTCAGTATGGTTAGGAATAGATCCAAAGAAATCTGAGCAAAACATACGAGGTTCTCTAACTCTTCCAAACTCATTGGGTAAAGAAGTTAAAGTTGCTGCTTTTGTAGATTCAGATAAAGCTGATGAGGCAAAAAAAGGCGGAGCAGATTTTATTGGATTAGATGATTTGATAGAAAAATATAAAGATGGAAATATAGACTTTGATGTTGCTATCACTACTCCAGCTCAAATGAAGAATGTATCTAAACTTGCAAAAGTTTTGGGTCCTAAAGGTTTAATGCCGAGCCCTAAATCTGGGACTGTTACGGAAAATATAGATAAAGCTGTCAAGGAAATAAAACATGGACAAGTAAGGTTTAAAGCAGAACAAGAAGGTATAGTGCAAGGCACTATTGCAAATGTAAGTATGAAAAAAGTTCAACTTAAAGAAAATT is part of the SAR86 cluster bacterium genome and encodes:
- the rplA gene encoding 50S ribosomal protein L1 is translated as MMKETKYKKALGALDEDKSYSTEEALELILKQPKRKFQETVDISVWLGIDPKKSEQNIRGSLTLPNSLGKEVKVAAFVDSDKADEAKKGGADFIGLDDLIEKYKDGNIDFDVAITTPAQMKNVSKLAKVLGPKGLMPSPKSGTVTENIDKAVKEIKHGQVRFKAEQEGIVQGTIANVSMKKVQLKENFDSFINELKRLKPASSKGIYFKSVFLSTTMGPGYRIDTSQF